A region of Thermococcus sp. DNA encodes the following proteins:
- the rtcA gene encoding RNA 3'-terminal phosphate cyclase: MITLDGSYGEGGGQILRTAIALSVITKKSVKIVKIRANRPNPGLRPQHLHGILALKELGNARVRGTQVGSTVLEFIPGKAEPKHVRVPIKTAGSVTLVLQALIPAMAFTGGSFEITGGTDVPWSPPVDYLKNVTLHALGKMGIEAELEIRRRGHYPKGGGLVVGRVKPWEEMKPLKAIGWSRIERFAGISHTTNLPAPVAERQARAAKERLEELYSIPVEIETEVSRSLGPGSGIVVWAETDSLRLAGDALGKRGKPAEVVGREAADELLDQLELKGAVDRFLGDQLIPFLAFAGGEIGVVEITSHLLTNVWVVEQFLGRIFEVEGEVGEPGRVGVVKRAEV, encoded by the coding sequence TTGATAACCTTGGACGGTTCCTACGGCGAGGGCGGGGGGCAGATACTGAGGACCGCCATAGCCCTCTCAGTCATCACCAAAAAGTCCGTTAAAATCGTCAAAATTCGCGCCAACAGACCAAACCCAGGTTTAAGGCCCCAGCACCTCCACGGGATTCTGGCTCTGAAAGAGCTAGGCAACGCGAGGGTTAGGGGTACGCAGGTTGGCTCGACTGTTCTTGAGTTCATACCCGGAAAGGCCGAGCCAAAGCACGTCCGCGTTCCCATAAAGACGGCCGGGAGCGTCACGCTGGTCCTTCAGGCTCTAATTCCGGCGATGGCCTTCACCGGCGGAAGCTTTGAGATAACCGGCGGAACCGACGTCCCCTGGAGCCCGCCTGTTGATTACCTGAAGAACGTAACGCTCCATGCCCTCGGGAAGATGGGGATTGAGGCCGAGCTCGAAATCAGGCGGAGGGGCCACTATCCCAAGGGAGGCGGGCTGGTAGTTGGAAGGGTCAAGCCCTGGGAGGAAATGAAGCCCCTGAAGGCCATCGGATGGAGTCGCATAGAACGCTTCGCCGGGATAAGCCACACCACCAACCTACCTGCCCCCGTCGCTGAGAGGCAGGCAAGGGCCGCTAAAGAGAGGCTTGAGGAGCTTTACAGCATCCCCGTGGAGATAGAGACCGAGGTATCGCGCTCCCTCGGGCCCGGGAGCGGCATCGTCGTCTGGGCCGAGACGGACTCGCTCAGGCTCGCTGGAGATGCACTCGGAAAGCGCGGAAAGCCGGCAGAGGTTGTCGGCAGGGAAGCGGCAGACGAGCTCCTCGACCAGCTGGAGCTTAAGGGGGCGGTTGACAGGTTCCTCGGCGACCAGCTGATACCTTTCTTGGCCTTTGCAGGCGGCGAGATAGGCGTTGTTGAGATCACCAGCCATCTCCTCACCAACGTCTGGGTCGTGGAGCAGTTCTTGGGCAGAATCTTTGAAGTCGAGGGAGAGGTTGGGGAGCCTGGAAGGGTGGGGGTTGTAAAGAGAGCGGAGGTTTAA
- a CDS encoding TatD family hydrolase — MIILDDHFHVDPYRGLFLEAVKEFHRAGGTHLMVVYKTAHDYGFPGLKAEDFVKAMDFHIGLVERINKETPVKAYAVVGVHPAEFVYLAEQKGLEYAKNEVMKALEHAQKLCLEGKAVAIGEIGRPHYEVSEEIWNASIELMKYGMALAKEADCAVQLHTESFDEEKFRKLGEYVREVGIKPYRVVKHFSPPLVKVAEEVGVFPSIIASKKNIKEAIEQGNRFMMETDYIDDRKRPGAVLGPKTVPKRTKAFLQNGLFTEEDIYKIHVENPEKVYGVEIEED; from the coding sequence ATGATAATCCTCGACGACCACTTCCATGTTGACCCGTACAGGGGGCTCTTTCTTGAAGCGGTGAAGGAATTCCACCGTGCCGGCGGGACGCACCTGATGGTGGTCTACAAGACGGCCCACGACTACGGCTTCCCCGGGCTGAAGGCGGAGGACTTCGTCAAAGCCATGGACTTCCACATCGGGCTGGTCGAGAGAATCAACAAAGAAACACCTGTAAAAGCATACGCCGTCGTCGGTGTGCATCCGGCAGAGTTCGTCTACCTGGCGGAGCAAAAAGGCCTTGAATACGCTAAGAACGAGGTGATGAAGGCCCTCGAGCATGCCCAAAAGCTCTGCCTCGAGGGGAAAGCCGTTGCCATAGGAGAAATCGGCAGGCCCCACTACGAGGTAAGCGAGGAAATCTGGAACGCCAGCATAGAGCTGATGAAGTACGGCATGGCCCTTGCCAAGGAAGCCGACTGCGCCGTGCAACTGCATACGGAGAGCTTTGACGAGGAGAAGTTCCGCAAACTTGGGGAGTACGTCAGGGAGGTCGGTATAAAGCCCTATCGCGTTGTTAAGCACTTCTCGCCGCCACTCGTGAAGGTGGCCGAGGAGGTCGGAGTCTTCCCGAGCATCATCGCGAGCAAGAAGAACATCAAAGAGGCAATAGAGCAGGGAAACAGGTTCATGATGGAGACGGACTACATAGACGACAGGAAAAGGCCGGGTGCCGTCTTAGGCCCAAAGACCGTGCCTAAGAGAACTAAGGCCTTCCTCCAGAACGGCCTGTTCACAGAGGAGGACATCTATAAAATCCACGTGGAAAATCCGGAGAAGGTCTATGGGGTGGAGATTGAGGAGGATTAA
- a CDS encoding DUF257 family protein produces MSVAEMFNLFDRVKFGEIALIEHRSSSYVPDLLSLLLKRYAEERGYMFIVDDNLDILHVINEHLKAFGVSGAFDDAIVVKTGGLQKVGRVASRINVEGEPSVYLPKYSHATEGVFSQAGKSVNVVLGLERIFAFINNLRDFYIMILGAQGFLGNTKRKAFYFMDIDVAEKLPINPLPELERIATTVIDAEPELDKINVLVLKAPDVDIIEERFSFSLNDVIQKEGTS; encoded by the coding sequence ATGTCTGTGGCAGAGATGTTCAACTTATTCGACAGGGTAAAATTCGGTGAGATAGCCCTGATAGAGCACCGATCCTCAAGTTACGTACCAGATCTGCTTTCATTACTCCTCAAGAGATACGCCGAGGAGAGAGGTTACATGTTCATAGTGGATGATAACCTGGACATACTCCACGTGATAAACGAGCATCTGAAGGCATTTGGGGTAAGCGGAGCCTTTGACGACGCTATCGTGGTAAAGACCGGTGGCCTTCAAAAGGTCGGGCGGGTTGCGAGCAGAATAAACGTTGAGGGAGAGCCCTCGGTGTACCTACCCAAATACAGCCATGCCACGGAGGGGGTGTTCTCCCAAGCCGGTAAGTCGGTGAACGTGGTTCTGGGACTTGAGAGGATCTTTGCCTTCATAAACAACCTGCGGGATTTTTACATCATGATCCTGGGAGCCCAGGGTTTCCTTGGCAACACCAAACGGAAGGCGTTCTACTTTATGGACATTGACGTAGCGGAGAAGCTTCCCATCAACCCACTGCCAGAACTCGAGAGAATAGCCACCACCGTCATAGACGCGGAGCCCGAACTCGACAAAATCAACGTCCTGGTCTTGAAGGCCCCCGACGTCGACATCATAGAGGAGCGGTTTTCGTTCTCCCTTAACGATGTGATACAGAAAGAGGGGACATCATGA
- the shyA gene encoding NAD(P)-dependent hydrogenase/sulfhydrogenase 2 subunit alpha yields MIIKLKEFTRVEGSGAAEVVIENGEVKEVRLKILEGPRFFELLTRGRYYYDVPDIEARICAICYSSHSVASVLAIERALEVEVPEEISLLRELALLGELLESHALHLYLLVAPDLFGYSDAIRMVSKHGEIVREGITIKAFGNRIRELIGGREIHGINIKPGGFGRYPDAGELEAIGRESDVLLKSAKRAIELFAGVKPYGCVASHFLATSEYLQGDSLISREEEFQYFDGIEERSLVYSFAKRSLHHGEPFLVGALSRLLLKADMLTPGAKGFFERYREKLETGYVSYNNLAQAIELVYCLERVREITGTLLDRGIKGENVPVEVNGGGEGIGYVEAPRGVLVHHYRIDRGGKVEYSNVITPTAMNHAMIEASLLGEAKKLYDKADERKVVQRLEETVRAFDPCISCSVHVVRH; encoded by the coding sequence ATGATAATCAAACTGAAGGAGTTCACCAGGGTTGAAGGAAGTGGGGCCGCGGAGGTTGTAATCGAAAATGGGGAGGTTAAGGAAGTAAGGCTTAAGATACTCGAAGGACCGCGCTTCTTTGAACTCCTTACGCGCGGGAGGTACTATTACGATGTCCCGGACATTGAGGCGAGGATATGCGCGATATGCTACTCTTCGCACAGCGTTGCCTCCGTCCTGGCGATAGAGAGGGCCCTGGAGGTTGAGGTTCCAGAAGAAATATCCCTGCTCAGGGAGCTAGCGCTCCTCGGCGAACTTCTGGAGAGCCACGCCCTCCACCTGTACCTCCTCGTCGCTCCCGACCTCTTCGGTTATTCAGATGCCATCAGGATGGTGTCCAAACACGGGGAGATAGTCAGGGAAGGAATAACCATTAAAGCGTTCGGCAACAGGATAAGGGAACTCATCGGGGGCAGGGAGATACACGGCATAAACATCAAACCCGGCGGGTTCGGTAGGTATCCCGATGCCGGGGAACTGGAGGCAATAGGAAGGGAAAGTGACGTCCTCCTCAAGAGCGCAAAACGGGCCATAGAACTCTTCGCAGGGGTTAAACCCTACGGGTGTGTGGCGAGCCATTTCCTTGCAACCAGCGAGTATCTACAGGGAGATTCCCTTATCTCGAGGGAGGAGGAGTTCCAGTACTTTGACGGGATAGAGGAGCGCTCGCTCGTTTACAGTTTTGCAAAGCGGAGTCTCCACCACGGAGAGCCTTTCCTGGTCGGGGCACTGTCAAGGCTCCTCCTAAAAGCGGACATGCTGACACCTGGAGCCAAAGGGTTCTTTGAACGGTACAGGGAAAAGCTTGAGACGGGATACGTAAGCTACAACAACCTGGCACAGGCCATAGAGCTGGTTTACTGCCTGGAGCGGGTGCGTGAGATAACTGGGACCTTGCTGGATCGCGGGATTAAGGGAGAGAACGTCCCGGTAGAGGTAAACGGAGGAGGGGAGGGCATAGGATACGTGGAGGCACCGCGGGGGGTCCTCGTACATCACTACAGGATAGACCGTGGGGGAAAGGTTGAGTACTCAAACGTAATCACCCCAACGGCCATGAACCACGCAATGATTGAGGCAAGCCTGCTGGGGGAGGCCAAGAAACTCTACGACAAGGCCGATGAAAGGAAGGTGGTGCAGAGACTTGAGGAGACGGTTAGGGCCTTCGACCCGTGCATCTCCTGCTCCGTGCACGTTGTCAGACATTGA
- a CDS encoding hydrogenase has product MMEKLKLGVFELTGCGGCSLNILFLYERLFDLLELYELGEFRMASSNRGEPHYDVGLVSGSVSTHSDLELLREARNRSDYLIALGTCATHGGVQGGLSETLKEKLKEVYGYDGNPMRALDSRAVVEYVAVDLAMPGCPYNREELYQALIDVAKGINPVRPDYPVCVECKLNEYECVLVKRGLPCLGPITLGGCNAACVRSNLGCIGCRGPLPGDVNPASEYDILRERGYNDEYIRKKFKTFARWGR; this is encoded by the coding sequence ATGATGGAGAAACTTAAACTCGGCGTTTTTGAACTTACGGGATGCGGGGGCTGCTCCTTGAACATCCTCTTTCTTTACGAGAGGCTCTTCGACCTGCTTGAGCTCTACGAACTCGGGGAGTTCCGCATGGCCTCGAGCAACAGAGGGGAGCCTCACTACGATGTAGGGCTGGTCTCGGGAAGCGTCTCAACCCATTCGGATCTGGAACTTTTAAGGGAGGCAAGAAACCGCTCGGACTACCTTATAGCGCTCGGAACCTGCGCAACCCATGGTGGGGTGCAGGGGGGGCTCAGTGAGACCCTCAAAGAGAAGCTGAAAGAGGTCTACGGCTATGACGGCAACCCCATGAGAGCTCTGGACTCAAGGGCCGTTGTGGAGTACGTGGCCGTGGACCTCGCGATGCCCGGCTGCCCGTATAACAGGGAGGAGCTGTATCAGGCACTTATAGATGTTGCAAAGGGCATCAACCCCGTGAGGCCGGACTATCCAGTTTGTGTGGAGTGCAAGCTAAACGAGTACGAATGCGTCCTGGTAAAGAGGGGCCTCCCATGTTTAGGACCGATAACACTCGGGGGCTGCAACGCGGCCTGCGTACGCTCCAATCTGGGTTGCATAGGGTGCAGAGGGCCTCTGCCGGGGGACGTAAACCCCGCAAGCGAGTACGACATCCTCCGGGAAAGGGGGTACAATGATGAGTACATCAGGAAGAAGTTCAAAACCTTCGCGAGGTGGGGACGATGA
- a CDS encoding hydrogenase subunit gamma, producing MGENPYRSHNARILEVKELTPREKLYTLRFTDREMGNFEFKPGQFVIVNLKGFGEFPVSLCSPPTRKGYFQLCIRRVGRVTKFIHGMNEGDVVGIRGPYGNGFPMGGMEGSNLVLVAGGLGMAPLRSVLWYAIDTGNYKHMWLFYGTKSYEDILFRDEVLHLLKHGPSMNCTVKLAYEVETPSCVYLERGFSTQVCRGVVTDLFKGEEFDVEDTYALVCGPPIMYRFVIRELLNRKLSPGRIYITLERRMRCGVGKCGHCVVGTSTSMKYVCRDGPVFTYWDALSTRGLI from the coding sequence ATGGGAGAAAACCCGTACAGAAGCCACAACGCCAGGATACTGGAGGTCAAGGAACTAACCCCAAGGGAGAAACTGTACACGCTTCGATTCACAGACCGAGAGATGGGTAACTTTGAGTTTAAACCTGGCCAGTTCGTTATAGTGAACCTGAAGGGCTTTGGGGAGTTCCCGGTGAGCCTATGTTCGCCGCCAACGAGGAAGGGCTACTTCCAGCTGTGCATCCGCCGGGTCGGAAGGGTGACGAAGTTCATCCACGGGATGAATGAGGGGGATGTGGTGGGTATAAGGGGACCCTACGGCAACGGCTTTCCCATGGGGGGTATGGAGGGTTCAAACCTTGTGCTCGTCGCGGGAGGTCTCGGGATGGCCCCCCTACGCTCCGTCCTCTGGTACGCCATCGACACTGGGAATTACAAGCACATGTGGCTCTTCTATGGCACGAAAAGCTACGAAGACATACTCTTCCGTGATGAAGTGCTCCACCTTCTCAAACATGGACCCTCAATGAACTGCACTGTCAAACTGGCCTACGAGGTCGAAACACCCTCCTGTGTGTATCTTGAGAGGGGCTTCTCGACTCAAGTGTGCAGGGGCGTCGTTACGGACCTCTTCAAGGGGGAAGAATTCGACGTGGAGGATACCTATGCCCTGGTCTGCGGCCCGCCTATCATGTACAGGTTTGTCATAAGGGAGCTTCTCAACAGAAAACTCTCTCCCGGAAGGATATACATAACGCTGGAGAGGAGGATGCGCTGCGGTGTGGGCAAGTGCGGGCACTGCGTGGTCGGGACAAGCACGTCAATGAAGTACGTCTGCAGGGACGGGCCCGTGTTCACGTACTGGGACGCTCTCTCCACGAGGGGGTTGATATGA
- a CDS encoding 4Fe-4S dicluster domain-containing protein — protein sequence MKYVKLHSENFDDLFNYLTGLGDVYAPVKKGRVHSFQRVLNSREADFNYTRTMLPPKKFFIKPKEELFRPKGGKWIGEVEERTLILFGLHSCDIHGLQILDRVYLSEPADPYYKARRERSIIIGMSCIPDEYCFCRSLGTDFAMSGFDLFLHELPDGWLVRVGSVRGHEIIWINEGLFDEVSEEDLASFKAFEEERARAFKRELNREGLADILDLAYDNPLWSKYAERCLACGNCTLVCPTCRCYEVCDRWASSYDAVRERRYDSCFMESHGLVAGGHNFRPTRLDRFRHRYYCKNYFDPEAGFNCVGCGRCDEFCPAGIEHVRVLEEIRGSLR from the coding sequence TTGAAGTATGTGAAACTGCATTCGGAGAACTTTGATGACCTTTTTAATTACCTCACTGGGCTTGGCGATGTGTACGCACCGGTTAAAAAAGGCAGAGTACACTCGTTCCAGAGGGTATTGAATTCCAGAGAGGCCGATTTCAACTACACCAGAACAATGCTCCCCCCCAAGAAGTTCTTTATAAAACCGAAGGAGGAGCTCTTCAGGCCCAAGGGGGGCAAGTGGATCGGGGAGGTTGAGGAAAGGACCTTAATCCTGTTCGGTCTCCATTCCTGTGACATCCACGGACTCCAGATACTCGACAGGGTATACCTGAGTGAGCCCGCCGATCCGTACTACAAGGCCAGACGAGAGCGGTCCATCATCATAGGTATGAGCTGCATCCCTGACGAGTACTGTTTCTGCAGGAGCCTCGGAACCGACTTCGCCATGAGCGGCTTCGATCTCTTCCTCCATGAACTCCCCGACGGATGGCTTGTAAGGGTCGGGAGCGTCAGGGGACACGAGATAATCTGGATAAACGAGGGACTATTTGACGAGGTATCAGAGGAGGATCTCGCCAGCTTCAAGGCTTTTGAGGAGGAAAGGGCCAGGGCCTTCAAACGGGAGCTCAACAGGGAGGGCCTGGCAGACATTCTTGACTTGGCATACGACAACCCCCTCTGGAGTAAGTACGCGGAGAGGTGCCTGGCCTGCGGAAACTGTACACTGGTGTGCCCGACGTGCAGGTGCTATGAGGTGTGCGACCGCTGGGCCAGCTCCTATGATGCAGTTCGGGAGAGACGCTACGATTCCTGTTTCATGGAGAGTCACGGGCTAGTGGCCGGTGGTCATAACTTCAGACCGACCCGACTTGACAGGTTCAGACACAGGTACTACTGCAAGAACTACTTTGATCCGGAGGCTGGCTTCAACTGCGTCGGGTGCGGCAGGTGCGATGAGTTCTGCCCGGCAGGCATAGAGCACGTCCGGGTACTCGAGGAGATAAGGGGGTCACTGAGATGA
- a CDS encoding sulfide/dihydroorotate dehydrogenase-like FAD/NAD-binding protein — MFMILKKEKLAPGINLFEIKAPRIAVHARPGQFVVIRLHECGERIPLTIADKDEKSGTITLVVQEVGKTTHELGTYGEGDAILDVLGPLGEPAHIDLFGTVVMVGGGVGVAEIYPVARAMKDAGNEVISIIGFRTVELVFWEERLAEVSDEVIVTTNDGSYGMRGFTTNALQRLLDTGRRIDLVHAVGPAVMMKAIAELTSPYRIRTVASLNPIMVDGSGMCGACRVTVGKKMLFACVDGPEFDAHLVDWDELLSRLTYYKDVERISFERWKRERGMV, encoded by the coding sequence GTGTTTATGATTCTGAAAAAGGAAAAGCTCGCTCCGGGGATAAACCTCTTTGAGATAAAGGCACCTAGGATAGCCGTGCATGCGAGACCGGGCCAATTTGTCGTGATAAGGCTCCACGAGTGTGGTGAAAGAATCCCGCTAACTATAGCGGACAAGGATGAAAAATCAGGCACGATAACCTTGGTCGTTCAAGAGGTTGGCAAGACGACCCATGAGCTCGGCACCTATGGAGAGGGTGACGCGATCCTCGATGTTCTCGGCCCCCTGGGTGAGCCTGCTCACATTGACCTCTTTGGCACCGTTGTGATGGTCGGTGGAGGCGTCGGTGTGGCGGAGATATACCCCGTTGCGCGGGCCATGAAAGATGCGGGCAACGAGGTTATCTCCATCATCGGTTTTCGGACGGTGGAGCTCGTTTTCTGGGAGGAAAGGCTGGCGGAGGTTAGTGATGAAGTCATCGTGACGACCAACGACGGGAGTTATGGGATGAGGGGCTTCACCACCAACGCACTCCAAAGGCTCCTTGACACCGGAAGAAGGATTGACTTGGTACATGCGGTTGGGCCTGCCGTAATGATGAAGGCCATAGCGGAGCTAACGAGCCCCTACAGGATAAGAACGGTGGCAAGCCTGAACCCCATAATGGTGGACGGAAGTGGTATGTGTGGTGCCTGCAGGGTCACGGTAGGGAAAAAGATGCTCTTCGCATGTGTTGATGGACCGGAATTTGATGCACATCTAGTTGACTGGGACGAGCTGCTGAGCAGGCTCACATACTACAAGGATGTTGAAAGGATCAGTTTTGAGAGATGGAAGCGCGAGAGGGGGATGGTTTGA
- the gltA gene encoding NADPH-dependent glutamate synthase, whose protein sequence is MPRLIRERVPTRERAPEERAKDFNEVNLGYTFELAKQEAERCLQCPPEYAPCIKGCPVRINIPGFIRELREHKDNPDKAVKNALTVIWACNSLPALTGRVCPQEDQCEGVCVVGKVGTAVNIGKLERFVADYAREKGIEIELLRETSRAIGRRGKRVAVVGSGPAGLTCAAELAKMGYDVTVFEALHKPGGVLIYGIPEFRLPKEVVRREIQNVEELGVRIETDVVVGRTVTFGELLEEYDAVFIGTGAGTPRIYPWPGVNLNGIYSANEFLTRVNLMKAYKFPEYDTPVKVGKKVAIIGGGNVAMDAARSALRLGAEVWVLYRRTRGEMTAREEEICHAEEEGVNFMFLVSPKRFVGDESGNLKAIELEKMELGAPDESGRRRPVPTGETFVMEFDNVVIAIGQTPNRIFYRSVEGLNVDRKGRILVDGNLMTSIPGVFAGGDAIRGEATVILAMGDGRRAAKSIHNYLSGAQ, encoded by the coding sequence ATGCCGAGGCTTATCAGGGAGAGGGTCCCTACGCGGGAAAGGGCACCCGAAGAGCGTGCGAAGGACTTCAACGAGGTTAATCTTGGGTACACGTTCGAGTTGGCCAAACAGGAGGCGGAGAGATGTCTCCAGTGCCCGCCCGAGTACGCGCCGTGCATAAAAGGCTGCCCCGTGCGTATAAATATCCCCGGCTTCATACGGGAGCTCAGAGAGCACAAGGATAACCCTGATAAAGCGGTTAAAAATGCGTTGACTGTCATCTGGGCATGCAACTCTCTGCCGGCACTAACGGGGCGCGTTTGTCCGCAGGAGGATCAGTGTGAGGGTGTTTGTGTTGTTGGTAAGGTTGGGACCGCGGTTAACATTGGAAAACTCGAACGCTTCGTGGCCGACTACGCCCGCGAAAAAGGCATAGAGATAGAACTGTTACGGGAAACCTCCAGAGCCATCGGAAGGAGGGGGAAAAGGGTTGCAGTGGTGGGGAGCGGTCCTGCAGGTTTGACGTGTGCGGCAGAACTCGCTAAGATGGGTTACGATGTCACGGTTTTTGAGGCCCTGCACAAGCCCGGAGGAGTACTCATCTACGGAATCCCCGAATTCAGACTCCCCAAAGAGGTCGTCAGGAGGGAGATCCAGAACGTTGAGGAGCTGGGGGTGAGGATAGAGACCGACGTCGTGGTGGGCAGAACCGTAACCTTCGGGGAACTGCTTGAGGAGTACGATGCGGTCTTCATCGGAACCGGGGCCGGGACTCCGCGCATCTACCCCTGGCCCGGCGTGAACCTCAACGGTATTTACTCGGCTAACGAGTTCCTGACGAGGGTCAACCTCATGAAGGCTTACAAGTTCCCAGAATACGACACACCAGTCAAAGTCGGGAAAAAGGTGGCCATAATAGGTGGTGGTAACGTCGCTATGGACGCCGCGCGCTCAGCCCTCAGGCTGGGAGCTGAGGTGTGGGTGCTCTATCGCAGAACCCGTGGAGAGATGACGGCTAGGGAGGAAGAGATATGCCACGCGGAGGAGGAGGGCGTTAATTTCATGTTTCTCGTCTCACCAAAACGCTTCGTTGGGGATGAGAGCGGCAACCTCAAGGCCATAGAGCTTGAGAAGATGGAACTTGGGGCGCCGGATGAAAGCGGGAGGAGAAGACCGGTTCCAACTGGGGAGACCTTCGTGATGGAGTTCGACAACGTGGTGATAGCCATTGGTCAGACTCCCAACAGAATATTCTACCGGAGTGTCGAGGGACTCAACGTCGATAGGAAGGGCAGGATATTGGTTGATGGGAATCTGATGACGAGTATTCCGGGTGTTTTCGCCGGCGGAGACGCGATAAGGGGTGAGGCTACCGTTATCCTAGCCATGGGCGACGGGAGGAGGGCCGCAAAATCCATTCACAATTATTTAAGCGGGGCACAGTGA
- a CDS encoding translation factor → MGLLRRIFGGKRGGLEPGRPTGQIEVLEQCEGGKNHLRVRVLDGLVYPGYRVSKKGRMPIRRLMMKGREVDFAVEGDIVDVILDGELDAKAGDTLKVYIV, encoded by the coding sequence ATGGGCTTGCTGAGACGAATCTTCGGAGGGAAAAGGGGAGGTCTGGAACCGGGCAGGCCCACAGGACAAATCGAGGTTCTGGAACAGTGTGAAGGCGGAAAAAACCATCTCAGGGTCAGGGTTCTTGATGGACTTGTGTACCCAGGGTACCGGGTTTCAAAGAAAGGGAGGATGCCAATAAGACGGCTCATGATGAAGGGCCGGGAGGTGGACTTCGCTGTTGAGGGTGACATCGTGGACGTGATATTGGACGGAGAGCTCGATGCGAAAGCCGGAGACACCCTGAAGGTGTACATCGTTTAG
- a CDS encoding ATPase, which produces MGVYIFTPEDLLRYGTVTEAELDVLRNAVLDGKDILVVGSSRSGKTKLVEALVHFILDDRKVTVVTAYGEFKPFRPNIVVIDTQFDNRPLEKRTSEVISRIREIDPDYIVIDTIHTVDVSRIFRELIDDYAFIVTSLALTNDIKDEVRHWLRISGETFNKFDIVVELRRDWRTGMKKINRIYEVKDGELRAVI; this is translated from the coding sequence ATGGGTGTCTACATATTCACACCGGAGGACCTTCTACGGTACGGAACCGTTACGGAGGCGGAGCTTGACGTACTGAGGAACGCCGTCCTGGATGGGAAGGATATTCTCGTCGTTGGTTCCAGCCGCTCTGGGAAGACGAAGCTGGTTGAGGCATTGGTGCACTTCATACTCGACGACAGGAAAGTGACCGTAGTTACGGCTTACGGGGAGTTTAAGCCCTTCAGACCCAATATAGTAGTCATCGACACCCAGTTCGACAACCGACCCCTAGAAAAGCGCACCTCTGAGGTGATCTCCAGGATACGGGAGATAGACCCTGACTATATCGTCATCGACACCATCCACACGGTTGATGTTTCAAGAATCTTCCGTGAGCTCATAGACGACTACGCGTTCATAGTGACCTCCCTTGCCCTCACGAACGACATAAAGGACGAGGTCAGACACTGGCTCAGGATAAGCGGGGAGACCTTCAACAAGTTCGACATCGTCGTGGAGCTCAGGAGGGACTGGAGGACGGGAATGAAGAAGATAAACCGCATTTATGAGGTAAAGGACGGAGAGCTGAGGGCCGTCATTTAG